A genomic segment from Triticum dicoccoides isolate Atlit2015 ecotype Zavitan chromosome 1A, WEW_v2.0, whole genome shotgun sequence encodes:
- the LOC119349046 gene encoding uncharacterized protein LOC119349046, translating into MSDQQRTGADPVDYEIKRTRFQIGASQTGEGPSEVKTDTQDGQQEAKQKFQVYVNALKRDLEAVEEKLQNLQQAINVDGGGTVRFKGLEVSLSAIFVVESSRKAEDVVKYKVNFNNGEDYPAKPPSVVWQNCPVEPEPKLERISSTKLADALTEVKNVIVRDHGKGKKKSKMT; encoded by the exons ATGTCGGATCAACAGCGAACTGGTGCTG ATCCAGTGGACTATGAGATCAAAAGGACGCGATTTCAGATTGGTGCTTCTCAAACTGGTG AAGGCCCATCGGAAGTTAAGACTGATACTCAGGATGGTCAACAGGAAGCAAAACAAAAGTTCCAAG TATATGTCAACGCCCTGAAACGAGACCTGGAGGCCGTCGAGGAAAAACTACAGAACCTGCAACAAGCTATTAATGTAGATGGAGGTGGAACCGTCCGCTTCAAAGGTCTTGAGGTGTCATTATCGGCCATCTTTGTTGTTGAGTCCTCCAGGAAGGCCGAG GATGTCGTGAAGTACAAGGTGAATTTCAATAATGGTGAGGACTACCCAGCTAAACCACCATCAGTCGTCTGGCAGAACTGTCCGGTGGAACCAGAG CCCAAACTCGAGCGTATTTCATCAACAAAGCTGGCCGATGCACTAACTGAAGTGAAAAATGTGATCGTGAGGGACCACGGAAAAGGCAAGAAGAAATCCAAAATGACTTGA